A single window of Rhodococcus jostii RHA1 DNA harbors:
- a CDS encoding TetR/AcrR family transcriptional regulator yields the protein MSDKYDANRDRVLQVAAELFAKSGYHGTGVAEIGEATGLGRGALYHYIGSKEAILYEISSRQLAQMNTVADELALSEADPEKRLRGLARALMRNIAEHRAEWTVFFREYHALTDERRDRIIAERERYESHWRNALEQGIRDGQFRALPRLMVKGLLGMFNYSYLWITPAGAETPEEIADEFLDAVVTGMRA from the coding sequence GGCCGCCGAATTGTTCGCGAAGTCTGGCTACCACGGCACCGGGGTCGCCGAGATCGGTGAGGCCACCGGGCTGGGCCGGGGCGCGCTGTACCACTACATCGGCAGCAAGGAGGCAATCCTCTACGAGATCAGCAGCCGGCAACTCGCGCAAATGAACACGGTCGCCGACGAACTCGCGCTGTCCGAGGCCGACCCGGAGAAACGGCTGCGCGGCCTCGCACGGGCGCTCATGCGGAACATCGCCGAGCACCGTGCCGAGTGGACGGTCTTCTTCCGCGAGTACCACGCCCTGACGGACGAGCGTCGCGATCGCATCATCGCCGAACGTGAACGCTACGAATCCCATTGGCGGAACGCGCTGGAGCAGGGCATCCGCGACGGACAGTTCCGTGCCCTCCCGCGGCTGATGGTCAAGGGCCTGCTGGGCATGTTCAACTACAGCTACCTCTGGATCACCCCCGCGGGCGCCGAGACACCCGAGGAGATCGCGGACGAGTTCCTCGACGCCGTTGTCACGGGGATGCGGGCGTGA
- a CDS encoding winged helix-turn-helix transcriptional regulator: protein MSPSSATPARCSIARTLELLGDKWTLLIVRDAFWGHSRFSEFTRSLGVASDVLTARLAMLVDEGILERRAYRQEGSRERLEYVLTEKGKQLHVVIGALGQFGRDHLPRPGSTSPEYSDETTGEAVSLAFVTDDGRRVSASTLHVQQGTPAPAADPQG, encoded by the coding sequence ATGAGTCCGTCATCGGCCACCCCTGCCCGTTGCTCGATCGCGCGCACCCTCGAACTCCTGGGCGACAAATGGACGCTGCTCATCGTCCGCGACGCCTTCTGGGGCCACAGCCGATTCTCGGAGTTCACCCGCAGCCTCGGCGTGGCGTCCGACGTCCTCACCGCACGGTTGGCGATGCTCGTCGACGAAGGAATCCTCGAACGCCGCGCCTATCGCCAGGAAGGGTCGCGGGAACGTCTGGAGTACGTGCTGACCGAAAAGGGCAAGCAGTTGCATGTCGTGATCGGCGCTCTGGGCCAGTTCGGTCGCGACCATCTGCCGCGTCCGGGTAGCACCTCCCCCGAGTACTCCGACGAGACCACCGGCGAGGCCGTGTCCCTCGCGTTCGTCACCGACGACGGTCGACGCGTCTCGGCATCGACTCTGCATGTACAGCAGGGCACTC